The following proteins are encoded in a genomic region of Cetobacterium sp. 8H:
- a CDS encoding DUF4145 domain-containing protein — translation MEIINMFTIRTKLDYKSVEIKNGDIALAEAKNIIISSYKNSYKPSPGTIIESFFKTGIDISELVGCPEINLKESFGIWSSFLEDRNKRLIVLEIQKFGEETKEETIDLILNNLYSFLVLLESKYSNLDSIALPLIGTGNIGYSLKFIIPKIVEFSKRILENIPSLKQVTFFTKDFESVQEIDNEVNEVLGRSKIEVQSIFHSKNNILKNLIEELSKNLEFYLEKNECSAAKELILKIKNKQMRNFEFGILSRKILENLLNPHYSKESKLTLNDKIKKMSFNNKVPTWIISYMNTIKYFGNCAAHDSPKNDFSELTEKDLIIFLFSLNRVFEFLAFNK, via the coding sequence ATGGAAATAATAAATATGTTTACTATAAGAACGAAGCTAGATTATAAAAGTGTTGAAATTAAAAATGGAGATATAGCTTTGGCAGAAGCTAAAAATATAATTATTTCTAGTTATAAGAATAGTTATAAGCCATCTCCAGGGACAATAATAGAAAGTTTCTTTAAAACTGGGATAGATATAAGTGAATTGGTAGGTTGTCCTGAAATAAATCTAAAAGAGTCTTTTGGTATCTGGAGTTCGTTTTTAGAGGATAGAAATAAACGATTAATAGTTTTAGAAATTCAAAAATTTGGTGAAGAAACAAAAGAAGAAACAATAGATTTAATCTTAAATAATCTTTACTCTTTTTTAGTGCTTTTAGAATCAAAATACAGTAATTTAGATTCGATAGCATTGCCTCTTATAGGGACAGGAAATATAGGATATTCTTTGAAATTTATTATTCCAAAGATTGTTGAATTTAGTAAAAGAATTTTAGAAAATATACCGTCATTAAAGCAAGTCACTTTTTTTACAAAAGATTTTGAGAGTGTTCAAGAAATAGATAATGAAGTTAATGAAGTTTTAGGAAGAAGTAAAATTGAAGTTCAGAGTATTTTCCATAGTAAAAATAATATATTAAAGAATTTGATTGAAGAGTTATCTAAAAATTTAGAATTTTATTTAGAAAAAAATGAATGTTCTGCAGCAAAAGAATTAATATTAAAAATAAAAAATAAACAAATGAGAAATTTTGAATTTGGTATTTTATCTAGAAAAATTTTAGAAAACCTATTAAATCCTCACTATTCAAAAGAATCTAAGTTAACACTAAATGATAAAATAAAAAAAATGTCATTTAATAACAAGGTGCCAACTTGGATTATAAGTTATATGAATACTATTAAATATTTCGGAAATTGTGCAGCACATGATTCTCCTAAAAATGACTTTTCAGAATTAACAGAAAAAGATTTAATAATTTTTTTATTTTCATTAAATAGAGTATTTGAGTTTTTAGCTTTTAACAAATAA
- the csx20 gene encoding CRISPR-associated protein Csx20: MATMFLFFSHKLTNEQIISAKRDLNCENLVYLPEELQNLWSNIPPKEEGYKYLTNFKAFILKNYKKGDYALIHGDLGYTYQIVTFCKEIGVIPVYSTTERNSKDIISDDGSISKISIFKHVIYKYY; this comes from the coding sequence ATGGCAACAATGTTTTTATTCTTCTCTCATAAGCTAACTAATGAACAGATAATCTCTGCTAAAAGGGATTTAAATTGTGAAAATTTAGTTTATTTACCAGAAGAGCTACAAAATCTTTGGTCTAATATTCCTCCCAAAGAGGAGGGATATAAATACTTAACAAATTTCAAAGCTTTTATTTTAAAAAATTATAAAAAAGGCGATTATGCTCTTATACATGGTGATTTAGGCTATACCTACCAAATAGTAACCTTTTGTAAAGAGATTGGAGTTATCCCAGTATACTCAACTACCGAGAGAAATTCTAAAGATATTATAAGTGACGATGGCAGCATCTCAAAGATATCTATATTTAAACATGTGATTTACAAGTATTATTAA
- a CDS encoding RAMP superfamily CRISPR-associated protein yields the protein MNFSQFKNRYVITGELVVENALHIGSGKVEGDFDSAFIKTGENGFYIPGSSFKGYLRSKVEGFLVGAPFELKVGADLLNEGDVLAIFGYTSSDISKDDKVKERLSKILGKDFKNFASKLHISDLQIVDNTAKEVTRDGIKISRKTGATVKGAKFDYNVIEKGNRFEFEMTLENIEDYQLEIIMLGLKDILSGDLFGGKLSRGIGKCRLELKTCKFVDSKDKESLKNYIFKGELKNKDLNTLNKITKISL from the coding sequence ATGAATTTTAGTCAATTTAAAAATAGATATGTTATTACAGGAGAACTAGTTGTTGAAAATGCTCTTCATATTGGAAGTGGAAAAGTCGAGGGAGACTTTGATTCAGCTTTTATTAAAACAGGGGAAAATGGATTCTATATACCTGGCTCATCTTTTAAAGGTTATTTAAGAAGTAAAGTTGAAGGATTTTTAGTTGGAGCACCTTTTGAATTAAAAGTTGGAGCTGATTTATTAAATGAAGGAGATGTTCTTGCAATATTTGGTTATACAAGTTCTGATATCTCAAAAGATGATAAGGTTAAAGAGAGATTAAGTAAGATATTAGGAAAAGATTTTAAAAACTTCGCTTCTAAACTTCACATATCTGATTTACAAATTGTGGACAACACAGCTAAAGAGGTAACTAGAGATGGTATTAAAATATCTAGAAAAACTGGAGCTACTGTAAAAGGAGCTAAATTTGATTATAATGTTATTGAAAAAGGAAACAGATTTGAATTTGAAATGACTTTAGAAAATATTGAGGATTATCAACTAGAAATTATTATGCTAGGACTAAAGGACATTCTTTCTGGTGATTTATTTGGTGGAAAACTTTCTAGAGGTATTGGAAAATGTAGATTAGAATTAAAAACTTGTAAATTCGTTGATTCAAAGGATAAAGAGTCTTTAAAGAATTATATATTTAAAGGTGAGTTAAAAAATAAAGATCTAAATACTCTTAATAAAATAACTAAGATATCATTATAG
- a CDS encoding RAMP superfamily CRISPR-associated protein, which translates to MIIKYSVILETPAMTGKDGVIGKDLDLITKLDNDGLPYFSASQIKGILKEKVALFSKALDFNFPVKKYFGEEGEIESGLRFSPLTMNSKEFLEYKEFLTDDRSGIRIDKGSKTTAEGSLFSYEFVRKGLKFNGEIEVFHALEGENLKFFKACLERIDAIGGLKSRGLGKVTFKVLETTTTKDSLNKKLDTGNFKEYIYTLKPLENLILKNQEIGNEIITNNYIHGGTLRGAIISFLDRQFNVDVGALVKNLKVSQGLPKNHFVASASIFQSKYPVKNGKVVRINKLLSKNSEDKVDGKDVKFERYGSPIVNVHFEKLVINKQSEINIAIDAETRTSEEGKLFNKEILLAKDMEFSGKIVLTEDIAKALSNRHIYIGKNKSKGFGKCLITFEPTNTKKEKIDSNKLERLSKEIGTDKKYFTIDFNSDMVLPFMDTISIGDKIKELLNLESVNWEDSKSFVNIISIGGYNQLNKIRKSTEFAIAKGGVLTFSTAEFTSNLIERLNSIQEKGIGARKNEGFGDIEISSKNHLEVK; encoded by the coding sequence ATGATAATAAAATATAGTGTTATTTTAGAAACTCCAGCAATGACTGGAAAAGATGGAGTTATTGGAAAGGACTTAGATCTAATTACAAAGCTTGATAATGATGGACTTCCATATTTTAGTGCTTCTCAAATAAAAGGTATTTTAAAGGAAAAGGTAGCTTTATTTTCTAAAGCTTTAGATTTTAATTTTCCTGTTAAAAAATATTTTGGAGAAGAGGGAGAGATTGAATCTGGCCTGAGATTTTCTCCTTTAACAATGAATTCTAAAGAATTTCTAGAATATAAAGAGTTTTTAACTGATGACAGATCAGGTATCAGAATAGATAAAGGTAGCAAGACTACTGCTGAAGGGTCTTTATTCTCATATGAATTTGTTCGAAAAGGACTAAAATTTAATGGAGAGATTGAAGTTTTTCATGCTCTTGAAGGGGAAAATCTAAAATTTTTCAAAGCTTGTTTAGAGAGAATAGATGCTATTGGTGGTTTAAAATCTAGAGGACTAGGTAAAGTTACATTTAAAGTTTTAGAAACTACTACAACTAAAGATAGTTTAAATAAAAAATTGGATACAGGTAACTTTAAAGAGTATATCTACACTCTTAAACCTCTAGAAAACTTAATCCTAAAAAATCAGGAGATTGGTAACGAAATTATAACTAATAACTACATTCATGGTGGAACTTTAAGAGGAGCTATTATCTCTTTTCTAGATAGACAGTTTAATGTTGATGTTGGAGCACTTGTTAAAAATTTAAAAGTGAGTCAAGGTTTACCTAAAAATCATTTTGTAGCTTCTGCTTCTATTTTCCAAAGTAAATATCCTGTTAAAAATGGAAAGGTAGTTCGTATTAATAAACTTTTATCTAAAAATTCTGAGGACAAAGTTGATGGTAAAGATGTAAAATTCGAAAGATATGGATCGCCTATTGTCAATGTACATTTTGAAAAATTAGTTATAAATAAACAGAGTGAGATAAATATTGCTATTGATGCTGAAACTAGAACTTCTGAAGAAGGAAAATTATTCAATAAAGAGATCCTTTTAGCTAAGGATATGGAATTTTCAGGAAAAATAGTTTTAACTGAAGATATTGCTAAAGCTCTTTCTAATAGACACATCTATATCGGAAAAAATAAAAGCAAAGGATTTGGAAAATGTCTGATAACTTTTGAACCTACAAATACTAAAAAAGAAAAAATAGATTCTAATAAATTAGAAAGATTATCTAAAGAGATTGGAACTGACAAAAAATATTTTACAATAGATTTTAATTCTGATATGGTTTTACCTTTTATGGATACTATATCTATTGGCGACAAAATTAAAGAACTTTTAAATTTAGAGTCGGTTAACTGGGAAGATAGTAAAAGTTTTGTCAATATAATCTCAATTGGTGGCTATAATCAATTAAACAAAATTAGAAAATCAACAGAATTTGCCATTGCAAAAGGTGGAGTACTAACTTTTTCTACTGCTGAATTCACTAGTAACTTAATTGAAAGATTAAATTCTATTCAAGAAAAGGGAATAGGAGCTAGAAAAAATGAGGGATTTGGAGATATTGAAATCAGTAGTAAAAACCATTTGGAGGTAAAATAA
- a CDS encoding helix-turn-helix domain-containing protein, translated as MNLTKSDLNFIKDVIKANNKKISPSNFPNLKVSQFSYKMDKINFLLKIMDKKTLKKRFGNYYINSIEDLIELTKTLDFSKLDKKERISTIFELLLLKNKINISNLEDLFYQSRSSVKKDLKEVKEILKKYNLTLEYHYHLGLSIEGKESDTRFFYLNYFFENHIFFKNKLEKKSIEYLVFNILKGKNSSFETSKILNIAITIQYYRILNHNFLTSLKEPIFTINNDFSEEFNVYSKFLEKISNNYSVYYEKNFLLFFLTGLCYSKNSLIVFKKENLFNDSLKEFLTNIGLKYNLNFFEDNYLIKTLGAHLKSTIFKLSYRIPITNPCITDDLSDFSEFINTIKKEIKIFEKNFNLNFNLDSIIFIFFHIKSSMIRIEKNRYKRKKILLVCNLGVGASEVLENQLLKYFRINIVDTVSYYQYQVHELKNIDYIIHTVDNLKSKIPSTKVNPLLTKLDLKNLEKEGFIKL; from the coding sequence GTGAATTTAACTAAAAGTGATCTAAACTTTATAAAAGATGTTATTAAAGCTAATAATAAGAAAATAAGTCCCTCTAATTTCCCCAATTTGAAAGTATCACAATTTTCATATAAAATGGATAAAATAAATTTTTTATTAAAAATAATGGATAAAAAAACTTTAAAAAAAAGATTTGGCAATTATTATATTAATTCAATTGAAGATTTAATAGAACTCACAAAAACTTTGGATTTTTCTAAATTAGATAAAAAGGAACGAATCTCTACAATATTTGAACTACTTTTATTAAAAAATAAAATAAATATTTCAAATTTAGAAGATCTATTTTATCAGAGTCGAAGCTCTGTAAAAAAAGATTTAAAAGAGGTTAAAGAGATTTTGAAAAAATATAATCTTACTTTAGAATATCATTACCATTTAGGTCTTTCTATTGAAGGAAAAGAGAGCGATACTAGATTTTTTTATTTAAACTATTTTTTTGAAAATCATATTTTTTTTAAGAATAAACTAGAAAAAAAATCTATAGAGTATCTAGTTTTTAATATATTAAAAGGAAAAAACTCATCTTTCGAAACATCAAAAATACTTAATATTGCTATTACTATACAATATTATAGAATACTTAATCACAATTTTCTAACTTCTTTAAAAGAACCTATTTTTACAATCAATAATGACTTTTCAGAAGAGTTTAATGTTTATTCTAAATTTCTTGAAAAAATATCTAATAACTATAGTGTTTATTACGAAAAAAATTTCCTTTTATTCTTTTTAACGGGATTATGTTATTCTAAGAATAGTTTAATTGTCTTTAAGAAAGAGAATCTTTTCAATGATTCTTTAAAAGAGTTTCTAACAAATATTGGATTAAAATACAATTTGAATTTTTTTGAAGATAATTATTTAATAAAAACCCTTGGAGCTCATTTAAAATCTACAATTTTTAAGTTGTCTTATAGAATTCCAATAACTAATCCTTGTATAACGGATGATCTCTCAGATTTTTCAGAGTTTATAAACACAATAAAAAAAGAGATTAAAATTTTTGAAAAGAATTTTAATCTAAATTTTAACTTAGATTCTATTATCTTCATATTTTTTCATATAAAATCAAGTATGATTAGAATAGAAAAAAATCGTTATAAACGAAAGAAAATTTTATTAGTATGCAACCTTGGAGTAGGTGCTTCTGAAGTTCTAGAAAATCAACTATTAAAATATTTTAGAATAAATATTGTGGATACTGTTTCCTATTATCAATACCAAGTTCATGAGTTAAAAAATATAGACTATATTATCCATACAGTAGATAATCTAAAAAGTAAAATACCCTCTACTAAAGTTAATCCATTACTAACTAAATTAGATTTAAAAAATTTAGAGAAAGAAGGCTTCATTAAATTATAA
- a CDS encoding ATP-binding protein, translated as MNFVNRQKEMKTLNREFEKNSSFTVIYGRRRVGKTTLIKEFIKDKKAFYFFADKQNETVQINRFKNQLGEYFNDDFVKKIEIKDWDTLFDYFISKLGNEKFILVIDEFQYLCMVNKSFSSIFQRIFDEKLKDKNIMVILCGSLISMMYSEVLAYDSPLFGRRTAQIKLKPVDFKYYPEFFKKRSHHSLIEMYSITGGIPKYILSFDREKTPLWNIEHNIFDRDNYLYSEPKFLLQEEINDLSRYFSILQSIATGNTKISSISSQLEIPSTGLTPYISKLIDLDILEKEIPVTEDIKNSKKALYKIKDNYLNFWFNYVYPYQSYLEIENLAYPLEKIKTTFDLWVSKVYEDLSRNSLMWDSKIPFPIKNLGRWWDKNEEIDVVALGENEILFGECKWSNKHVGLSVLYRLKEKAKAVKWKNNSREEYYMLFSKSGFSEELIEASQKDPTIILSDF; from the coding sequence ATGAATTTTGTAAATAGACAAAAAGAGATGAAAACTTTAAATAGAGAGTTTGAAAAGAACTCAAGCTTCACTGTTATTTATGGTAGAAGAAGGGTTGGAAAGACAACTCTTATAAAAGAGTTTATAAAAGATAAAAAAGCTTTTTATTTCTTTGCAGACAAACAAAATGAAACTGTTCAAATAAATAGATTTAAAAATCAATTGGGAGAGTATTTCAATGATGATTTTGTAAAAAAAATTGAGATAAAAGATTGGGATACACTATTTGATTATTTTATAAGCAAACTTGGAAATGAAAAATTTATTTTAGTAATTGATGAGTTTCAGTATCTTTGTATGGTAAATAAAAGTTTTTCATCTATATTCCAAAGAATTTTTGATGAAAAATTAAAGGATAAAAATATTATGGTAATCCTTTGTGGGTCATTGATCTCTATGATGTACTCAGAGGTTTTAGCTTATGATAGTCCATTATTTGGAAGAAGAACTGCTCAGATAAAATTAAAACCAGTAGATTTTAAATACTATCCAGAGTTTTTTAAAAAGAGATCACACCATTCATTAATTGAGATGTATTCAATCACTGGTGGAATTCCAAAATATATTTTAAGTTTTGACAGAGAGAAAACTCCTCTTTGGAACATAGAGCATAATATTTTTGATAGAGATAATTATTTGTATTCTGAGCCTAAATTTTTACTTCAAGAGGAGATAAATGATCTATCTAGATATTTCTCTATTTTACAATCTATCGCTACTGGAAATACAAAAATATCCTCTATCTCATCACAATTAGAGATTCCGTCAACCGGTTTAACTCCATATATTTCTAAACTTATAGACTTAGATATTCTTGAGAAAGAGATTCCTGTAACTGAAGATATAAAAAATAGTAAAAAGGCTCTTTATAAAATAAAAGATAACTATCTGAATTTTTGGTTTAATTATGTTTATCCTTACCAAAGCTATTTAGAGATTGAAAACTTAGCTTACCCTTTAGAAAAGATTAAAACTACTTTTGATCTTTGGGTTTCAAAAGTTTACGAGGATCTTTCAAGAAATAGTTTAATGTGGGATAGTAAAATACCATTTCCTATAAAAAATCTTGGGAGATGGTGGGATAAAAATGAGGAGATAGATGTAGTTGCCTTGGGAGAGAATGAAATTTTATTTGGTGAATGTAAGTGGTCAAATAAACATGTGGGGTTAAGTGTTCTTTATAGACTTAAAGAAAAAGCTAAAGCTGTTAAATGGAAAAATAATTCTCGTGAAGAGTATTATATGTTGTTTTCAAAATCTGGATTTAGTGAAGAGCTCATAGAGGCTAGTCAAAAGGATCCTACAATTATTTTAAGCGATTTTTAA
- a CDS encoding D-cysteine desulfhydrase — MNLAKFPRRRYTEGVTPIEKLENFSKALGGPTIYIKRDDLLGLTSGGNKTRKLEFLMADAIAQGADTILTCGAVQSNHCRLTLAAAVKEGLKCQLILEERVPGSYKPEGSGNNFLFNLLGVEKTYVVPGGSDMLGELEKLAEKLKAEGKKPYIVPGGGSNPIGSTGYVACAQEIMDQLFDLGINIDHMVCPSGSAGTHAGIVAGMTGINANIPVTGVSVNRSKEIQTDAVWNLAKATAERVGVHGEITRDLVQVTDEYVGPGYSLPSDEMVEAVQLLARIEGILLDPVYTGKVMAGLIGMIREGKFKKEDNVLFLHTGGSPALYAYTETILKNK, encoded by the coding sequence ATGAATTTAGCAAAATTCCCAAGAAGAAGATATACAGAAGGTGTTACACCAATAGAAAAGTTAGAAAATTTTTCTAAAGCCCTTGGAGGACCAACAATATATATAAAAAGAGATGATCTTTTAGGATTAACTTCTGGTGGAAATAAAACTAGAAAATTAGAATTTTTAATGGCTGATGCTATAGCTCAAGGAGCAGATACAATATTAACATGTGGAGCTGTTCAATCTAATCACTGCAGATTAACTTTAGCAGCAGCAGTTAAAGAAGGGTTAAAATGTCAATTAATTTTAGAAGAAAGAGTTCCTGGAAGTTATAAACCAGAAGGAAGTGGAAATAACTTTTTATTTAATCTATTAGGTGTTGAAAAAACATATGTAGTTCCAGGTGGAAGTGATATGTTAGGAGAGTTAGAAAAATTAGCTGAAAAATTAAAAGCTGAAGGTAAAAAACCTTATATAGTTCCAGGTGGAGGATCAAATCCGATTGGATCTACAGGTTATGTAGCTTGTGCCCAAGAAATTATGGACCAATTATTTGATTTAGGAATCAATATAGATCATATGGTATGTCCATCTGGTTCAGCAGGAACACATGCTGGAATTGTGGCGGGTATGACTGGAATAAATGCTAACATACCTGTTACAGGTGTAAGTGTAAATAGAAGTAAAGAGATTCAAACTGATGCTGTTTGGAATTTAGCTAAGGCTACTGCTGAGAGAGTAGGAGTTCATGGGGAGATAACAAGAGATTTAGTTCAAGTTACGGATGAGTATGTTGGACCAGGATACTCTCTACCATCAGATGAGATGGTTGAAGCTGTACAACTTTTGGCAAGAATAGAGGGTATTTTATTAGATCCAGTTTACACAGGTAAAGTTATGGCTGGATTAATTGGAATGATTAGAGAGGGGAAATTTAAAAAAGAGGATAACGTTTTATTTTTACATACTGGAGGATCTCCTGCATTGTATGCCTATACAGAAACAATTTTAAAAAATAAATAA
- a CDS encoding protein phosphatase 2C domain-containing protein, translating into MNFKVCGVSVRGRSHEIENSPYQDSIFYKSYGNKSFMALGDGTGSKKFLQVDSLIR; encoded by the coding sequence ATGAATTTTAAAGTTTGTGGTGTCAGTGTTAGAGGGAGATCTCATGAAATTGAGAACTCCCCATACCAAGATAGTATCTTTTATAAAAGCTATGGTAATAAAAGTTTTATGGCTTTAGGAGATGGTACTGGAAGTAAGAAATTTTTACAGGTGGATTCTTTGATTAGATAG
- a CDS encoding RAMP superfamily CRISPR-associated protein — protein MFNTNKNEIKISLRITPKSPLLIKASDDVQEKGNLIQWNTTAGSKEPFIPGSTLKGMLKEVFYTIWYDHFNLEEDKFKEIPEGKYKNDDKVYDYDDYMEEILKEKGEDIFLEKSLKISKLFGAKNLKSRLHIDDAYFEGLGKVEKDKPKSVTPIDRFTGGAVVPLQFEYTCDPFITEVTIKNVEKDELKALLFAIRDSIDGDIRIGSSKTRGFGEIELAVKSLQYKEFKNSSLTLDSSNLNLDEKKSLKLGEDYLYKVYKLEKNSMENFEILKKVVG, from the coding sequence ATGTTTAATACTAATAAAAACGAGATAAAAATATCTCTTAGAATCACTCCTAAATCTCCTCTCTTAATTAAAGCTAGTGACGATGTTCAGGAGAAGGGAAATTTAATTCAATGGAATACTACTGCTGGTAGTAAAGAACCATTTATTCCTGGTTCAACTCTTAAAGGTATGTTAAAAGAGGTTTTTTACACAATTTGGTATGATCACTTTAACTTAGAAGAGGATAAATTTAAAGAGATTCCAGAGGGAAAGTATAAAAATGATGATAAAGTATATGACTATGATGATTATATGGAGGAAATTTTAAAAGAAAAGGGAGAAGATATCTTCTTAGAAAAATCTTTAAAAATCTCTAAACTTTTTGGAGCTAAAAATCTTAAGAGTAGACTTCATATAGATGATGCTTACTTTGAAGGTCTTGGAAAAGTTGAAAAAGATAAACCTAAATCAGTTACACCTATAGATAGATTTACTGGTGGAGCTGTTGTTCCTTTACAATTTGAGTATACTTGTGATCCTTTCATAACTGAGGTAACAATAAAAAATGTTGAAAAAGATGAACTAAAAGCTCTTCTTTTTGCAATAAGAGATAGTATCGATGGTGACATTAGAATCGGTTCTTCTAAAACTAGAGGATTTGGGGAGATTGAACTAGCTGTTAAAAGTCTTCAATATAAAGAGTTTAAAAATAGCTCGTTAACTTTAGATAGTTCTAATTTGAATTTAGATGAGAAAAAATCTTTAAAACTAGGAGAAGATTACCTGTATAAAGTTTATAAATTGGAGAAAAACTCTATGGAAAATTTTGAAATTCTAAAGAAAGTGGTAGGGTGA
- a CDS encoding protein kinase — MGKKNIKRSDLVNIATQIVSSFNHLHSKRVLVGNISDNTILIDDNLNIHLIDFDSFQLDRYLCEVGTDEFTLAEMMGKNFKKTPRTLNNEYFSLGVLLLKILIPGRHPFSVTNGGSPIENIKNLYYVAITITSETGKIGLHAFLEILKRFNLDKLVVSGTNLWYGTFYYNLEEGLGMHQMDIANLIL, encoded by the coding sequence ATGGGCAAAAAAAATATTAAAAGATCTGACCTTGTGAACATAGCAACTCAAATAGTTTCATCATTTAACCATCTTCATTCAAAGAGAGTTCTTGTGGGAAATATAAGTGACAATACTATTCTTATAGATGATAATTTAAATATCCATCTTATAGATTTTGACTCTTTTCAACTAGATAGATATCTTTGTGAAGTTGGAACTGATGAATTTACTCTAGCAGAGATGATGGGGAAAAACTTTAAGAAAACTCCTAGAACATTAAATAATGAATATTTTTCTCTTGGAGTCTTACTTTTAAAAATTTTAATTCCTGGAAGACATCCTTTTTCTGTAACAAATGGTGGTAGCCCTATTGAAAATATTAAAAATCTATATTATGTTGCTATTACTATTACTTCAGAAACTGGAAAAATAGGATTACATGCCTTTTTAGAGATTTTAAAAAGATTTAATCTAGACAAACTTGTGGTAAGTGGAACCAATCTTTGGTATGGTACTTTTTATTATAACTTAGAAGAAGGCCTTGGAATGCATCAAATGGATATTGCAAACTTAATTTTGTAA